A stretch of Lewinella sp. 4G2 DNA encodes these proteins:
- a CDS encoding gliding motility-associated C-terminal domain-containing protein — MQPVIRGIALALLTLHTFSLNAQCGLTLFAGNDTTICASDLPFVIENVVAEGEGLLGVQWGPEGIFRNGETLQPSFRGNRDTTVYLTALKADPADNLFLNPGFGDRFDNWESPFLTGVMPGSPVGEHGILTDAGTYTVTDSPTSVHAQLCPIRSHDANNSRLLVVNNSAQENRPIVCQTVTVEPNRDYSFGAWMANAKEDSPPVVLFAVNRTRITGDIELPATTCEWAPYTGRWSSGAATTAEVCIVNRNTETIGNDLIIDDLYFGPICEQVDSFRITIPVINVDPGEPLTLPCQVPDEGIQLDGRNSPQGPEYSYQWRTPNGNIVSGETTLQPFIDQAGDYFLEVTLDDGSGVCSRERSVNVRPFPFAPTVMIEADEPGFNCLIDEIEINSDGSGGGTFIWLAEDGGTISDNDGDEITVTTPGKYTLTIVGGGGSGCIASQSINLPGDFEEPNIDLPTEYFIGCATPEVTLDARGSAMGPNIEVEWQNFGGTNISSSTSYAPVVDRAGTYVLTLTNTQNGCDASATVRVRNFQFNPNITLSAPQVFTCDRTQIPLNSNYTNVPFGSDIGQEWTTDDGIIVSGADQANPIIGRPGTYTLTLTNRANGCTESESILVEPGIGVPVANANEDRVLNCNTTSIPLNSTGSTTGSNYETRWENASGIVITSGSVMTAGTFTLFVTNTDDGCVTEDSFTITLDNADPPTAILAPVTELTCDVLSLELSSDQSDPDFSYAWTGPAGGITTAPDASSVTVDVAGRYEVVTTNTRNGCTSTVSRNITANQTTPVVSIDAPPVVTCANPEVSLAGNITNPTGFNLRWATADGNFTGGETTLTPTVDAAGTYRLIFANPATGCADSASVVVTADQSAVVAAIDGGNQLDCNNAAITLNTTGSATGTDITYVWNRDGVEVNRFPGTESGALNVTTAGSYELLVVNTVSGCDDRTDLTVTADFAVQQAGFDDTVDSLVSCTNPAVTLRGAAVTDPAMTYSWTIDGVPLLAGPDPEFTTTGAGLYALTITNPANGCTSEDSKRVTVDTLAPVAAIAPADELNCAATTVTLAETSGGAAGVSFAWSGPGTVTPSPDGLTAAVTEPGTYRLDVANSINGCSASTTVEVTRDVAEPTAEAGDGFTLSCGATSSALDGAGSSTGADFTYAWSGPSILTGGSTLAPEVSGAGKYFLTVQNNGNQCTSVDSVEVLADFNAPQLDLARTQVLNCLVAEVSLEPTSSLNANWTYEWTEDADPATILGTTSTLEVMTAGEYKLTTLDPGSGCSTVSPVTVTADRENPVAGILPADAILCTRPSVTLDGSPSTTTRPANLRWTQPANGTAVLGSAATLNTSQAGTFQLFIEYPDNGCVDSTTVTVAIDTITPTAELLTAGGLDCQFTSVDLLTDPASRSTDYAYQWTLAGGTLTGPDNGPEISTDQAGTYQLLVSNNVNGCTQNLSATVAVDTVKPFLSTLPDGLLTCSAGGAMTTVAVLNGRPDIQFNWTTTNGAFNGATNEATVAAAAPGNYTVLAADPNNGCTSTTSWLVNEDREIPTLQLPDSPDLGCENEPTTLVATLSAGTFSYDWTSADGNIVNGNGTPNVLVDLPGTYSLTATNLINDCPASASVTVTGNDLADFDFQLVPANCVNPLATLTFQNVDGGIGPYLFSTDGGETFGPGGSPLELEPGTYSFGVQDSRGCEAVQEVRIDSARLLEANIANFITINLGDSTRLDLRTNFSDLEIDTVIWSPAEGLSCTDCLRPTARPFRSVNYIAEVRTADGCTDIVEVTVEVDRRLTAYFPTAFSPNNDGRNDLFHPFADRNLVQRVKDFRVHDRWGNAVYEAAEIVPNDIRVGWDGLFRGKQANSGVYIYSAVVEFFGGQNVVFEGEVILMR, encoded by the coding sequence ATGCAACCGGTAATACGTGGCATCGCCCTGGCCTTATTAACACTCCACACCTTTTCTTTGAACGCCCAGTGTGGGTTGACTCTCTTTGCGGGGAACGATACGACCATTTGTGCCAGTGACCTTCCGTTCGTCATCGAGAACGTCGTGGCAGAAGGAGAAGGCTTGCTTGGTGTGCAGTGGGGCCCGGAAGGTATTTTCCGCAACGGAGAAACCCTGCAACCCAGCTTTCGGGGTAACCGTGATACGACCGTCTACCTCACCGCGCTAAAGGCGGACCCCGCGGATAACCTCTTCCTCAATCCCGGTTTCGGAGACCGCTTCGACAACTGGGAGTCACCATTCCTTACTGGTGTAATGCCGGGCAGCCCCGTCGGAGAGCACGGTATTTTGACCGACGCAGGTACTTATACGGTGACGGATAGCCCAACGAGCGTCCACGCTCAGTTATGTCCCATCCGTTCCCACGATGCCAACAACAGCCGTTTGTTGGTCGTGAATAACTCCGCCCAGGAGAACCGGCCCATCGTCTGCCAGACCGTAACGGTGGAGCCCAACCGAGATTACTCATTCGGCGCCTGGATGGCCAACGCAAAGGAGGACAGCCCGCCAGTAGTCCTTTTTGCCGTCAACCGTACCCGCATCACTGGCGACATCGAACTGCCGGCTACCACTTGCGAGTGGGCTCCCTACACTGGCCGCTGGTCATCCGGTGCCGCGACGACGGCCGAAGTCTGCATCGTCAACCGCAACACCGAAACGATCGGTAACGACCTCATTATTGACGACCTCTACTTCGGTCCGATCTGTGAACAGGTGGATTCCTTCCGAATCACGATCCCCGTAATCAATGTAGACCCGGGTGAACCGCTCACTTTGCCCTGTCAGGTACCTGATGAGGGAATTCAACTCGACGGGCGGAATTCCCCCCAGGGCCCGGAGTATTCTTACCAATGGCGGACGCCCAACGGTAACATTGTATCGGGAGAAACCACCCTTCAGCCATTTATCGACCAGGCTGGCGACTACTTCCTGGAGGTCACCCTCGATGACGGCAGCGGCGTCTGCTCCCGCGAGCGCTCCGTCAACGTGCGCCCTTTTCCCTTCGCGCCAACGGTAATGATCGAGGCCGACGAACCCGGATTCAACTGCCTGATCGACGAGATTGAGATCAACAGCGACGGCTCCGGCGGCGGCACCTTCATCTGGTTGGCCGAGGATGGTGGGACCATTAGTGATAACGACGGTGATGAGATCACCGTTACCACCCCCGGAAAGTACACCCTTACCATTGTCGGCGGGGGTGGATCGGGCTGTATCGCATCCCAAAGCATCAACCTGCCCGGTGATTTTGAGGAACCCAACATCGATCTGCCCACGGAATACTTCATCGGTTGCGCCACCCCGGAAGTTACCCTCGACGCACGAGGCTCTGCCATGGGCCCCAACATCGAAGTGGAGTGGCAAAACTTTGGGGGAACAAACATCAGCAGTTCTACCTCATACGCCCCGGTGGTGGACCGGGCCGGCACCTACGTCCTGACCCTGACGAATACCCAGAATGGCTGCGATGCTTCGGCGACCGTCCGAGTCAGGAACTTCCAGTTCAACCCCAACATCACCCTTTCGGCCCCGCAAGTCTTTACGTGCGACCGGACGCAAATCCCCCTTAACTCCAATTACACGAACGTACCCTTCGGCTCGGATATCGGTCAGGAATGGACGACGGACGATGGCATAATCGTTTCCGGCGCTGACCAGGCCAATCCTATTATCGGTCGCCCCGGAACCTATACCCTCACCCTTACCAATCGGGCGAATGGTTGTACGGAATCCGAATCCATCCTGGTGGAGCCCGGCATCGGCGTACCCGTCGCCAACGCGAATGAGGACCGCGTCCTTAACTGTAATACTACCAGTATTCCGCTGAATTCAACGGGGTCTACCACTGGCTCTAACTACGAAACCCGCTGGGAGAACGCTTCCGGAATCGTCATCACTAGTGGAAGTGTAATGACGGCTGGCACCTTTACGCTGTTCGTCACCAATACCGATGATGGCTGCGTGACGGAGGACTCCTTCACCATTACGCTGGACAACGCGGACCCACCAACGGCCATTCTGGCACCCGTGACGGAACTGACCTGTGACGTGCTGAGCTTGGAACTCTCCTCCGACCAGAGTGATCCGGACTTTAGCTACGCCTGGACCGGGCCAGCCGGCGGCATCACCACTGCCCCCGATGCCAGTAGCGTTACCGTAGATGTAGCCGGACGGTACGAAGTCGTGACGACGAATACCCGCAATGGATGTACGTCTACGGTAAGTAGAAACATCACGGCCAATCAAACCACTCCAGTGGTGAGTATTGATGCACCTCCCGTAGTCACTTGCGCCAACCCGGAGGTCAGCCTCGCGGGTAACATCACTAACCCAACGGGCTTCAACCTCCGTTGGGCAACGGCGGATGGCAACTTCACCGGTGGGGAAACTACCCTGACACCGACGGTGGATGCGGCCGGGACTTACCGCCTCATCTTTGCGAACCCGGCAACCGGTTGTGCGGACAGCGCTTCCGTCGTGGTTACCGCGGATCAATCGGCCGTCGTGGCCGCGATTGATGGTGGCAACCAATTGGATTGCAATAATGCGGCCATTACTTTGAATACCACCGGTTCCGCTACCGGTACAGATATCACCTACGTGTGGAACCGCGATGGGGTAGAGGTCAACCGCTTCCCTGGCACCGAAAGTGGTGCCCTCAATGTCACTACCGCTGGCAGTTATGAATTACTCGTCGTCAATACCGTCTCCGGTTGCGACGACCGTACGGACCTGACCGTCACGGCGGATTTCGCCGTACAGCAAGCCGGTTTTGACGACACGGTAGATAGTCTTGTGTCCTGTACTAATCCAGCAGTGACGCTCCGGGGCGCCGCGGTTACGGACCCGGCAATGACCTACTCCTGGACGATTGACGGGGTGCCACTACTTGCCGGCCCCGATCCCGAGTTTACCACCACTGGTGCGGGCCTCTACGCGCTGACGATCACTAACCCCGCCAACGGCTGTACTTCCGAAGATTCTAAACGGGTTACCGTGGATACACTCGCTCCGGTAGCCGCGATTGCCCCCGCCGATGAACTCAACTGTGCCGCCACAACCGTAACCCTCGCCGAAACGTCTGGCGGTGCCGCTGGCGTATCCTTCGCGTGGTCCGGCCCCGGCACGGTGACCCCCTCCCCGGATGGTTTGACCGCTGCGGTAACGGAGCCCGGCACCTACCGCCTTGATGTTGCCAATTCAATTAACGGCTGTAGTGCCTCCACTACCGTCGAGGTTACCCGTGATGTCGCCGAACCTACCGCCGAAGCGGGTGATGGCTTCACGCTTTCCTGTGGGGCAACGAGCAGTGCGCTCGATGGCGCCGGTTCATCAACGGGAGCCGACTTTACCTACGCGTGGTCCGGACCCTCCATCCTTACTGGCGGAAGTACTCTCGCCCCGGAAGTGTCGGGCGCCGGTAAGTATTTCCTTACGGTACAGAATAATGGCAATCAGTGTACTTCCGTAGACAGCGTCGAAGTACTTGCCGATTTCAACGCGCCGCAGTTAGATCTGGCGCGGACGCAGGTGCTGAATTGTTTGGTAGCAGAGGTGAGCCTGGAGCCAACGAGTTCCCTCAACGCCAATTGGACCTACGAATGGACGGAGGACGCCGATCCGGCAACCATACTGGGGACGACCTCCACCCTCGAAGTAATGACCGCCGGTGAGTACAAACTGACGACCCTGGACCCGGGGAGCGGCTGCTCCACCGTTAGCCCGGTGACGGTGACGGCGGACCGAGAAAACCCCGTTGCCGGCATCCTGCCAGCTGATGCTATTCTTTGTACCCGGCCATCCGTCACGTTGGATGGTTCCCCTTCTACCACTACTCGTCCGGCTAATCTGCGTTGGACGCAACCCGCAAACGGCACGGCCGTACTGGGTTCCGCCGCTACTTTGAACACCAGCCAGGCTGGTACCTTCCAACTCTTCATCGAATACCCCGATAATGGTTGCGTAGATTCTACGACGGTAACGGTGGCCATTGATACCATCACGCCAACCGCTGAATTACTCACCGCTGGTGGTCTGGATTGCCAGTTCACCAGCGTGGACCTGCTGACTGACCCAGCCTCCCGCTCCACCGACTACGCTTACCAGTGGACGCTAGCCGGTGGCACCCTTACCGGACCGGATAATGGACCGGAGATCTCGACGGACCAGGCGGGAACCTACCAGTTGCTCGTTAGTAATAACGTTAACGGGTGTACCCAGAATCTATCCGCCACCGTTGCCGTGGATACCGTCAAACCCTTTCTTTCCACGCTGCCCGATGGTCTACTGACCTGTAGCGCAGGCGGAGCAATGACCACCGTGGCCGTACTGAATGGCCGTCCCGATATTCAATTCAATTGGACGACTACCAACGGGGCCTTTAACGGCGCTACCAACGAAGCGACCGTAGCGGCGGCGGCTCCCGGCAATTACACGGTCCTGGCGGCGGACCCCAATAACGGCTGTACTTCCACTACGAGTTGGTTGGTGAACGAAGACCGGGAAATCCCCACCCTCCAATTGCCGGACAGTCCCGATCTCGGTTGTGAAAACGAACCGACTACGCTCGTGGCAACGCTGAGCGCCGGCACCTTTAGCTACGACTGGACTTCCGCCGATGGAAATATCGTCAACGGAAATGGAACGCCTAACGTACTGGTCGATCTACCCGGTACGTACTCACTTACGGCTACGAATCTGATCAACGACTGCCCGGCGAGCGCAAGCGTAACCGTGACGGGTAACGACCTGGCGGACTTTGATTTCCAGCTGGTCCCCGCCAATTGTGTCAATCCGCTGGCCACCCTGACTTTTCAGAATGTCGACGGCGGCATCGGCCCCTACCTCTTTTCCACGGACGGTGGTGAAACCTTCGGCCCCGGTGGCTCTCCCCTTGAGTTAGAACCCGGGACCTATTCCTTCGGTGTTCAGGATTCCCGGGGTTGCGAAGCCGTTCAGGAGGTACGCATTGATTCCGCCCGTTTGCTGGAGGCTAACATTGCGAACTTCATTACCATCAACCTGGGGGACAGCACCCGATTGGACCTCCGGACGAACTTCAGTGACCTGGAGATCGATACCGTAATCTGGTCACCCGCCGAAGGATTGAGCTGTACCGATTGTCTTCGGCCAACGGCCCGCCCCTTCCGTTCGGTGAACTACATCGCTGAAGTCCGTACCGCAGATGGATGTACTGATATTGTTGAGGTTACCGTCGAAGTAGACCGGCGCCTGACGGCCTATTTTCCTACGGCTTTCAGCCCCAATAACGACGGGCGCAATGACCTGTTCCACCCATTTGCGGACCGCAACTTAGTGCAGCGCGTGAAAGACTTCCGCGTCCACGACCGCTGGGGCAATGCCGTATACGAGGCCGCGGAGATCGTACCCAATGACATCCGGGTTGGTTGGGACGGGCTGTTCCGGGGCAAGCAAGCTAATTCCGGCGTTTACATTTACTCCGCCGTAGTGGAATTTTTTGGCGGCCAGAATGTCGTCTTTGAAGGCGAAGTCATCCTGATGCGGTAG